The following are from one region of the Bacteroides sp. genome:
- a CDS encoding sodium:solute symporter → GASLSGVTFMSVPGLVKDEQFSYMVLVLGYLVGYVVIAFVLLPLYYRLNLTTIYSYLEERFGMASYKTGSFYFILSRLIGASFRMFLVVNVLQLFVFDAWGIPMWFTVALFMLLILLYTFKGGIKTIVWTDTLQTTFMITAVIITIIIVAKALGMNFSELISTVRQEGYTKMIINDYTDPRFFLKQFFAGIFITIVMTGLDQDMMQKNLSCRNLKDARKNVLTFGIILIPVNLLFLFLGAVLWLYANAHGVTFFQTSDELFPTLALQHLGLVAGLTFFFGLISAAYSSADGTLTALTTTFTIDFLGLKRKPGITEEHIRKTRYLVHIGFAILVMLIILGYGAINNEALISKLFTIAGYTYGPLLGLFFFGLYTKFRVRDRWVPVVAILSPVLSYLISLNSQRLLWGYKFGFEILIVNGLITFLGLLILSKRTAKD, encoded by the coding sequence TTTTGTGTTATTACCATTGTACTATCGATTAAACTTAACCACCATTTATTCTTACTTGGAGGAACGTTTTGGTATGGCCTCCTATAAGACCGGTTCATTTTATTTTATACTTTCCCGGCTGATAGGAGCTTCTTTCAGGATGTTTCTCGTCGTAAATGTTTTGCAACTTTTTGTTTTTGATGCCTGGGGAATTCCTATGTGGTTTACTGTGGCCCTGTTCATGTTGCTGATCCTTTTATACACCTTTAAAGGGGGTATTAAAACCATTGTCTGGACCGATACCTTGCAGACGACCTTTATGATAACTGCCGTTATTATAACCATTATTATTGTTGCCAAAGCGCTTGGTATGAACTTCAGTGAGCTCATTTCAACCGTCCGGCAGGAGGGGTACACCAAAATGATTATTAATGACTATACGGATCCCCGTTTTTTTCTGAAACAGTTTTTTGCAGGGATATTTATTACTATTGTGATGACAGGCCTGGACCAGGATATGATGCAGAAGAACCTTAGCTGCCGAAATCTTAAGGATGCCAGGAAAAATGTGCTCACCTTCGGGATTATTCTGATCCCTGTTAATCTATTGTTCCTTTTTCTGGGCGCAGTATTATGGCTTTACGCCAATGCCCACGGAGTTACTTTTTTTCAGACCTCTGATGAGTTGTTTCCAACACTTGCCTTACAGCACCTGGGTTTGGTGGCCGGTTTGACCTTTTTCTTTGGCCTGATCTCAGCCGCTTATTCCAGTGCTGATGGAACCCTTACTGCCCTGACAACCACTTTCACTATTGATTTTCTTGGCCTGAAGCGTAAGCCCGGAATCACAGAGGAACATATCCGGAAAACCCGCTATTTAGTGCATATTGGTTTTGCAATTCTTGTAATGCTGATTATCCTGGGATACGGGGCCATTAACAATGAAGCTCTTATTTCCAAACTGTTTACTATTGCCGGATACACCTATGGGCCTTTGCTCGGGCTGTTTTTTTTCGGATTATATACAAAATTTCGGGTTAGGGATCGCTGGGTGCCTGTTGTAGCCATCCTTTCACCTGTCCTGAGTTATTTAATTTCTCTGAACTCCCAACGCCTGCTTTGGGGTTACAAATTTGGGTTTGAGATTCTAATCGTAAATGGTTTAATCACCTTTCTTGGTCTGCTGATTCTGTCCAAAAGAACAGCCAAAGATTAA
- a CDS encoding KamA family radical SAM protein produces the protein MKASELNRGPLLESKEASMANETDEPPSGLSISKPVLNTSPGRTVISDRSLRFLRHFFPGTSLKDWSSWQWQVRNSFTSLTALSRIMNLGENEIKPRPGVNDSLPLRITPYYASLLDCSDPDQAIRRTVVPVFDEFLVSPGEASDPLSEGHDSPVPNLVHRYPDRVLFLSTGFCSAYCRYCTRSHMVASEKCHVGPAAWQQAFQYIREHPEIRDVLISGGDVLTLPDGHIEYLLASIRAIPHVEIIRLGTKVPVVLPQRITKALTSILRKYHPIFMSIHFTHPDELTPEVSQACNRLADAGIPLGSQTVLLKGINDEVITMRKLMQGLLKIRVRPYYLYQCDPILGSAHFRTSVEKGLEIIDGLRGHTSGYAVPHYVIDAPGGGGKIPLLPDYFQGKENGQVILRNYEGKRFFYPNIL, from the coding sequence ATGAAAGCTTCCGAGCTTAACCGGGGGCCCCTGCTTGAAAGCAAGGAGGCCTCCATGGCCAATGAGACCGATGAACCTCCCAGCGGTTTATCCATTTCGAAGCCTGTTTTAAATACCTCTCCAGGTAGAACGGTAATTTCTGACCGTTCATTACGATTTCTTCGACATTTTTTCCCGGGTACCAGCCTAAAGGACTGGAGCAGTTGGCAGTGGCAGGTAAGAAATAGCTTCACCAGCCTTACAGCCCTTTCCAGAATAATGAACTTGGGAGAGAATGAAATCAAACCCCGCCCAGGGGTAAATGACAGTTTGCCATTGCGCATTACGCCCTATTATGCAAGCTTGCTCGATTGCAGTGACCCTGATCAGGCAATCCGGCGAACCGTTGTACCTGTATTTGATGAGTTTCTTGTCAGCCCCGGGGAAGCCTCTGATCCACTTTCAGAGGGGCATGACAGCCCTGTTCCCAATCTGGTTCACCGTTATCCTGATCGTGTTCTTTTCCTTTCCACAGGTTTTTGCTCCGCCTATTGCCGCTATTGTACGCGTTCGCATATGGTGGCGTCCGAAAAATGCCACGTGGGGCCTGCTGCCTGGCAGCAAGCCTTCCAGTATATCCGTGAGCATCCAGAGATCAGGGATGTCCTTATCTCCGGTGGAGATGTGTTAACCTTACCCGATGGTCATATTGAATATCTGCTGGCGTCCATAAGGGCAATCCCTCACGTTGAGATCATCAGGCTGGGGACAAAAGTTCCTGTGGTATTGCCTCAACGCATTACAAAAGCCCTTACTTCGATTCTCAGGAAGTATCATCCTATATTTATGAGCATCCATTTTACCCATCCTGATGAACTGACCCCAGAAGTCTCCCAGGCTTGCAACCGGCTGGCTGATGCGGGCATTCCCCTGGGGAGTCAAACTGTGCTGCTTAAGGGCATTAACGATGAGGTGATAACCATGCGGAAGCTTATGCAAGGTTTGCTGAAAATCAGGGTGCGGCCATATTACCTGTATCAGTGCGACCCGATCCTTGGCTCAGCGCATTTCCGCACCAGCGTCGAAAAAGGTTTGGAGATCATTGATGGCCTGAGGGGACATACCTCGGGCTACGCTGTACCCCATTATGTCATCGATGCGCCTGGTGGGGGAGGGAAGATTCCTTTGCTGCCTGATTATTTTCAGGGTAAAGAGAATGGACAAGTAATCCTGAGAAACTATGAAGGCAAACGGTTCTTTTATCCGAATATACTTTAA